Proteins encoded together in one Ipomoea triloba cultivar NCNSP0323 chromosome 4, ASM357664v1 window:
- the LOC116016858 gene encoding elongation factor 1-alpha-like, which yields MGKEKVHINIVVIGHVDSGKSTTTGHLIYKLGGIDKRVIERFEKEAAEMNKRSFKYAWVLDKLKAERERGITIDIALWKFETTKYYCTVIDAPGHRDFIKNMITGTSQADCAVLIIDSTTGGFEAGISKDGQTREHALLAFTLGVRQMICCCNKMDATTPKYSKARYDEIVKEVSSYMKKVGYNPEKIPFVPISGFEGDNMIERSTNLDWYKGPTLLEALDMIHEPKRPSDKPLRLPLQDVYKIGGIGTVPVGRVETGILKPGMVVTFGPSGLTTEVKSVEMHHEALQEALPGDNVGFNVKNVAVKDLKRGYVASNSKDDPAKGAASFTSQVIIMNHPGQIGNGYAPVLDCHTSHIAVKFAELLTKIDRRSGKELEKEPKFLKNGDAGMVKMIPTKPMVVETFSEYPPLGRFAVRDMRQTVAVGVIKNVDKKDPTGAKVTKAAQKKK from the exons ATGGGTAAGGAGAAGGTTCACATTAACATTGTGGTCATTGGCCACGTCGACTCTGGTAAGTCTACCACTACTGGTCACTTGATCTACAAGCTTGGAGGAATTGACAAGCGTGTTATTGAGAGGTTTGAGAAAGAAGCTGCTGAAATGAACAAGAGGTCTTTCAAGTATGCCTGGGTGCTTGACAAGCTCAAAGCTGAGCGTGAGCGTGGTATCACCATTGATATTGCCTTGTGGAAATTCGAGACCACCAAGTACTACTGCACTGTCATTGATGCCCCTGGACATCGTGACTTTATCAAAAACATGATTACGGGTACCTCACAGGCTGACTGTGCTGTCCTCATTATTGACTCCACAACTGGTGGTTTTGAGGCTGGTATTTCCAAGGATGGACAGACCCGTGAGCATGCTTTGCTTGCTTTCACCCTTGGTGTGAGGCAAATGATTTGCTGCTGTAACAAG ATGGATGCCACCACCCCCAAATACTCTAAGGCTAGGTATGATGAAATTGTGAAGGAAGTCTCATCCTACATGAAGAAGGTGGGATACAACCCTGAAAAGATTCCATTTGTTCCCATCTCTGGTTTTGAGGGTGACAACATGATTGAGAGGTCAACCAACCTTGACTGGTACAAGGGACCAACTCTCCTTGAGGCTCTTGACATGATCCATGAGCCCAAGAGGCCATCTGACAAGCCTCTCCGACTTCCACTTCAGGATGTCTACAAGATTGGTGGTATTGGAACTGTCCCTGTGGGTCGGGTGGAGACTGGTATCCTGAAGCCGGGTATGGTTGTTACATTTGGACCTTCTGGTCTTACCACTGAAGTTAAGTCTGTTGAAATGCACCACGAAGCCCTTCAGGAGGCACTTCCCGGTGACAATGTTGGGTTCAACGTTAAGAATGTTGCTGTGAAGGATCTTAAGCGTGGTTATGTTGCCTCGAACTCCAAGGATGACCCAGCCAAAGGAGCTGCTAGCTTCACCTCTCAGGTCATCATCATGAACCACCCTGGACAGATTGGTAATGGATATGCTCCGGTGCTTGACTGCCACACCTCCCACATTGCAGTCAAGTTTGCTGAACTTTTGACCAAGATTGATAGACGGTCTGGTAAGGAGCTTGAGAAGGAGCCCAAGTTCCTGAAGAATGGTGATGCTGGTATGGTGAAGATGATTCCCACCAAGCCCATGGTTGTTGAAACCTTCTCTGAGTACCCACCACTTGGTCGTTTTGCTGTGAGGGACATGAGACAAACGGTTGCAGTTGGTGTTATCAAGAATGTTGACAAGAAGGACCCAACTGGTGCCAAGGTTACCAAGGCTGCCCAGAAGAAGAAGTGA
- the LOC116016859 gene encoding exonuclease V, chloroplastic-like: MGSTASFCIVGVSNGNLPENPFVRHPSDMADSPTQFAIELNNTPCPSPRPPIPIEIISDEEMALIEAALAATRPSLSSSSLTQFQRSARSIHSITLTSKRRLSGCTETGLSSVGDIEDGRNRTIISPRKKNRFTQSLLHQFRRKRGLAVTDITATEWCEKQMEYFLLLGKPEVSKAMKAGSMRHAALEEEVVKRVKVSAQSKEDVWAIKIINFMVGANQLLFDGLTRELPIIGFAEGVWVVGVIDEIRMPTEENDRFPILVDTKTRVRATLPSEPQRRNGRLQLMCYKLLWDNVVADKFPSGRFFDFFSLNPNCILSAEIRENTNNSGFPAETLGELMGYFRNACSMLPRAHDKLLLRYELQEDQSFLGEDEFAHDSDWVKSQIQGCLEFWRGDREAICTPMEERWKCKSCKFASVCPAENTGLPSLQEKTEHK; this comes from the exons aTGGGATCCACGGCTTCTTTCTGTATTGTCGGCGTTAGCAACGGTAACTTGCCGGAAAATCCGTTTGTTCGTCACCCATCCGATATGGCCGACTCGCCGACTCAGTTTGCCATAGAACTGAATAACACACCCTGTCCTTCTCCCCGGCCTCCGATCCCCATAGAGATCATTAGCGACGAAGAAATGGCTCTTATCGAAGCTGCGTTAGCCGCAACGCGCCCTTCcctctcctcttcttctttgacTCAGTTTCAGAGAAGCGCCAGGTCCATCCACTCCATAACTCTGACGTCAAAGCGGCGGCTTTCGGGATGTACGGAGACTGGCTTGTCATCGGTCGGCGATATTGAGGATGGTCGGAATCGGACTATTATAAGTCCCCGGAAGAAGAACCGGTTCACCCAATCACTTTTACACCAGTTTCGGAGGAAGAGAGGCTTGGCTGTTACTGATATTACTGCCACA GAGTGGTGTGAAAAGCAAATGGAATATTTCCTTCTCCTCGGTAAACCAGAAGTCAGTAAAGCTATGAAAGCGGGTAGCATGCGACATGCAGCTCTTGAAGAAGAG GTTGTCAAAAGAGTAAAAGTTTCTGCCCAGTCCAAGGAAGATGTATGGGCAATCAAGATCATTAATTTTATGGTTGGTGCCAATCAGTTATTATTTGACGGGTTGACACGTGAATTACCCAT AATAGGCTTTGCTGAAGGAGTATGGGTGGTTGGAGTGATAGATGAAATACGAATGCCTACAGAAGAAAATGACAGATTCCCCATCTTAGTTGACACGAAAACACGTGTGCGAGCTACTCTTCCTTCTGAACCACAGCGCAGGAATGGAAG GCTTCAATTAATGTGCTACAAGCTCCTCTGGGATAACGTGGTTGCTGATAAATTTCCCTCTGGAAGGTTCTTTGATTTCTTCTCATTAAATCCGAACTGTATTTTATCTGCTGAAATCCGAGAGAATACAAACAATTCAGGCTTTCCAGCAGAG ACTCTTGGTGAACTCATGGGATATTTTCGAAATGCTTGTTCTATGCTTCCACGAGCACATGACAAGCTGTTGTTGAG GTATGAATTGCAAGAAGATCAATCGTTTCTTGGTGAAGATGAGTTTGCACATGATTCAGATTGGGTGAAGAGTCAAATACAGGGTTGTTTAGAATTCTGGCGTGGTGATCGTGAAGCTATTTGTACTCCCATGGAGGAGCGTTGGAAATGCAAGAGTTGCAAATTTGCTTCAGTCTGTCCAGCGGAAAACACTGGTTTACCAAGTTTGCAAGAGAAGACAGAACATAAATAA